One segment of Fusobacteria bacterium ZRK30 DNA contains the following:
- a CDS encoding acyl-CoA dehydrogenase family protein, giving the protein MNFLYNEKQELFKDMIESFAKNEIEPIAEHNDKIGKFPRELINKMGKSGLMGMIIPKEFGGQGADTVAYSMGIAEVSRACAATGTIMAVHSMSMTPILKFGTEEQKKKYLPKMASGEHIGAFALTEPSAGSDAAAVSTVAVYDEKTEEYVLNGTKMFITNAGEAGVYTVVAMTDKSKGVKGLTAFIIEAGTEGFSTGKLEEKMGIKASATAELIFENCRIPKANLLGKEGQGFKIAMVGLDDGRIGIASQSWGIAQAALDAAVGYSKERKQFGKPICKNQAIQFLLADMRCKVEIAKLLTLQASSLKDQKKPFSIEGSIAKYQSSEIAVEVANNALQIAGGYGFMKEYIFERLVRDARITTIYEGTSQIMQMVIGRDVLK; this is encoded by the coding sequence ATGAATTTTTTATATAATGAAAAGCAAGAACTTTTTAAAGATATGATAGAAAGTTTTGCTAAAAATGAGATTGAGCCGATAGCAGAGCATAACGATAAAATAGGGAAGTTCCCAAGAGAATTGATTAATAAAATGGGGAAATCCGGGCTAATGGGTATGATTATACCTAAAGAATTTGGTGGTCAAGGTGCAGATACTGTTGCATATTCAATGGGAATAGCAGAAGTCTCCAGAGCTTGTGCTGCTACTGGAACTATAATGGCTGTACATTCTATGTCTATGACACCTATTCTAAAATTTGGTACAGAGGAACAGAAGAAAAAATACTTGCCTAAGATGGCATCTGGAGAACATATTGGGGCGTTTGCCCTGACTGAACCTTCAGCTGGATCAGATGCAGCAGCAGTATCTACTGTAGCAGTATACGATGAAAAAACTGAAGAATATGTATTAAATGGTACTAAGATGTTTATTACGAATGCTGGTGAGGCAGGTGTATATACTGTAGTAGCAATGACAGATAAATCCAAGGGCGTTAAGGGACTTACTGCCTTTATTATAGAAGCTGGGACAGAAGGGTTTTCAACTGGTAAATTAGAAGAAAAAATGGGGATTAAAGCTTCCGCAACGGCTGAGTTAATCTTTGAAAATTGTAGAATTCCAAAAGCTAATTTATTAGGAAAAGAAGGGCAAGGGTTTAAGATTGCAATGGTAGGCCTTGATGATGGAAGAATAGGAATTGCTTCTCAGTCATGGGGGATAGCCCAGGCAGCGTTAGATGCTGCTGTTGGATATTCTAAAGAAAGAAAACAGTTTGGTAAACCTATTTGCAAGAATCAAGCTATACAGTTTTTATTAGCTGATATGAGATGTAAAGTTGAAATTGCTAAGTTGCTTACGCTACAAGCTTCTTCATTAAAAGATCAGAAGAAACCTTTTAGTATAGAAGGTAGTATAGCTAAATACCAATCTTCTGAAATAGCTGTAGAGGTAGCCAATAATGCCTTACAGATTGCCGGAGGATATGGGTTTATGAAGGAATATATATTTGAGCGTTTAGTAAGAGATGCAAGAATAACTACAATTTACGAGGGAACCTCTCAGATTATGCAAATGGTAATCGGTAGAGATGTACTTAAATAA
- a CDS encoding MaoC family dehydratase translates to MSKGKSTCEIFVGQKASVSKTITEGDVYSYAGIIGDFNPYHVNHEVGKSTKFGGRIVHGMLVGSFMSTIIGMELPGPGCLYLEQNCAWKAPTMFGDTITMEAEVTHIKTTKDGRGIITLSNKCTNQEGIVVMEGTSKAMAPSKETSVF, encoded by the coding sequence ATGTCTAAAGGAAAAAGTACTTGTGAAATATTTGTTGGTCAAAAAGCTTCTGTTAGTAAGACTATAACTGAGGGAGATGTTTATAGCTACGCTGGGATCATAGGTGACTTTAACCCTTATCATGTAAATCATGAGGTAGGGAAAAGTACAAAATTTGGAGGTAGAATAGTACATGGTATGCTTGTCGGTAGTTTTATGTCTACTATTATCGGCATGGAGCTTCCTGGACCGGGGTGCCTTTATTTAGAGCAAAATTGTGCATGGAAAGCTCCTACAATGTTTGGAGATACAATCACTATGGAAGCTGAGGTAACTCATATAAAAACTACAAAAGATGGCAGAGGAATAATAACTTTATCAAATAAGTGTACTAATCAAGAAGGTATAGTAGTTATGGAGGGAACATCTAAGGCTATGGCACCATCCAAAGAAACATCAGTATTTTAA
- a CDS encoding GntP family permease — MDLGLIGIIISLGLLMYLAYKGVPVIVLAPVLAIFAVFMNGLATGNMHIMINYTNVFMVKMGGFIISNFPLFLLGAIFGRLMTDTGSAEAISKFICRKLGKNKAVLATVLSTGILTYGGVSAFVVVFCILPIGCSMFKEAGIPKRFLPGSIALGAFTFAMTALPGTPQVQNLIPMKYFGTDSYASPILGLIAAAIMFGGGMLWLTMRTNKAMATGEGYGDHKENHSETQGNSKLPNILVSILPIILVLLFSLILSKVIFPDANLKYLELYGTTPSKVIGSWSIIISLTSVCLLMGAYHHKNIDNIIDTFDQGAKGALTAIMNTGSEVGYGAVVASLAAFAIVKTAMMGLSPNPLINGAVASSVLAGVTGSASGGLGIALGALGSTMLEQANAAGISPQALHKIATVACGGLDTLPHNGAVITLLTVCGLTHRESYLDIGVNTVAIPLFATVVIIALGSMGLV, encoded by the coding sequence ATGGATTTAGGTTTAATAGGAATCATAATTTCGTTAGGTTTATTAATGTATTTAGCTTATAAAGGAGTACCAGTAATAGTATTGGCTCCTGTATTAGCAATATTTGCTGTATTTATGAATGGTTTGGCTACTGGTAACATGCATATTATGATTAATTATACCAATGTGTTTATGGTTAAAATGGGTGGTTTTATAATAAGTAATTTTCCTTTGTTTTTGTTGGGAGCCATTTTTGGGAGATTGATGACAGATACAGGTTCTGCTGAGGCTATATCTAAATTTATATGCAGAAAGCTCGGTAAAAATAAGGCTGTATTAGCTACTGTGTTGTCTACGGGAATCCTTACATATGGCGGAGTATCTGCCTTTGTAGTAGTATTTTGTATACTTCCTATTGGCTGTAGTATGTTTAAAGAAGCGGGTATACCTAAAAGGTTTTTACCAGGATCCATTGCATTGGGAGCTTTTACTTTTGCTATGACTGCACTTCCAGGAACTCCACAGGTTCAGAATCTAATACCAATGAAATATTTTGGTACTGATTCATATGCTTCACCTATATTAGGTCTTATAGCAGCAGCAATAATGTTTGGCGGTGGTATGTTATGGTTAACAATGAGAACCAATAAGGCCATGGCAACTGGTGAAGGTTATGGGGACCATAAAGAAAACCATAGTGAAACTCAAGGAAATTCTAAATTACCTAATATATTAGTATCAATATTGCCGATAATACTAGTATTATTGTTCAGTTTAATATTATCGAAAGTAATATTCCCTGATGCGAACTTAAAATACTTAGAATTATATGGAACTACACCTTCTAAAGTTATTGGGTCTTGGTCAATAATAATTTCGCTGACTAGTGTTTGTCTTCTTATGGGTGCTTATCATCATAAAAATATAGATAACATTATAGATACTTTTGACCAAGGAGCTAAGGGAGCATTAACTGCTATTATGAATACAGGATCTGAGGTAGGATATGGTGCTGTAGTAGCTTCATTAGCTGCTTTCGCCATAGTAAAAACGGCTATGATGGGATTGTCACCAAACCCGCTTATAAATGGTGCTGTAGCTTCATCTGTATTGGCTGGTGTTACTGGTAGTGCTTCAGGTGGTTTAGGTATCGCACTTGGTGCATTAGGGTCTACTATGTTAGAACAGGCTAATGCAGCTGGGATAAGTCCTCAAGCTTTACATAAAATAGCTACAGTGGCCTGTGGTGGTCTCGATACTTTACCTCATAATGGAGCGGTAATAACACTACTTACAGTATGTGGTTTAACTCATAGAGAGTCTTATTTAGATATTGGCGTTAATACGGTTGCAATACCATTATTTGCTACAGTTGTTATTATAGCTCTTGGTAGTATGGGCTTAGTTTAA
- a CDS encoding enoyl-CoA hydratase-related protein — MSKNLEYIKNNRVATITFIRESALNALNRETLQELDILVDKINADKEITVVVITGRGRAFVAGADIKEFQGLSVDEGRELGKRGSGLFRKIELSDKIFIAAINGFALGGGCELAMSCDIRIASNKAKLGQPEINLGLIPGFGGTQRLIRYIGLERAKELILTGRTIEAEEANNIGLISKVVNADKLIEVSMKLADKIASKSRETIKYTKRAMNSYLENSDCYLSRELDIFGMCFDTPGQTEGCSAFIEKRKPVFYKEG; from the coding sequence GTGTCTAAAAATCTAGAGTATATAAAAAATAATAGAGTAGCAACTATAACTTTTATAAGAGAAAGTGCGTTAAATGCTCTAAATAGAGAAACGTTACAAGAATTAGATATACTAGTTGACAAAATTAATGCCGACAAAGAGATTACAGTTGTTGTTATAACTGGTAGGGGAAGAGCATTCGTTGCTGGTGCCGATATAAAAGAATTCCAAGGGTTGAGTGTAGATGAAGGTAGAGAACTTGGTAAGAGGGGATCGGGATTATTTAGGAAGATAGAGTTATCGGATAAGATTTTTATAGCAGCTATAAATGGGTTTGCCTTAGGTGGAGGGTGTGAACTTGCAATGTCTTGTGACATTAGAATAGCTTCTAATAAGGCTAAATTAGGTCAACCTGAAATAAATCTTGGACTTATACCTGGTTTTGGTGGAACTCAAAGGTTGATCCGATACATCGGATTAGAGAGAGCAAAGGAACTAATCTTAACCGGGAGAACTATAGAGGCTGAAGAAGCTAATAATATAGGTTTGATAAGTAAAGTTGTTAATGCTGATAAACTTATAGAAGTATCTATGAAATTAGCTGATAAAATAGCCTCTAAGAGCAGAGAAACTATAAAATATACAAAGAGAGCTATGAATAGTTACCTAGAAAACTCAGATTGTTATTTATCTAGGGAGTTAGATATATTTGGCATGTGTTTTGATACACCTGGTCAGACAGAGGGTTGTTCAGCATTTATCGAAAAAAGAAAGCCTGTTTTTTATAAGGAGGGATAA
- a CDS encoding 3-oxoacid CoA-transferase, translating to MNGKLISSSEVVNLIKDNNHIIVGGFVGIGIPEESLACIEKKFLESGSPRDLNLVYVAGQGDGVNRGVNHLGHEGLIKTVIGGHYGLAPMIGKLAIENKITGHNIPQGTLAQLMRDTSAGKIGTFTHVGLNTFVDPDLEGGKINGITTHDVVEKISIGGKDQLFYSREKILPKVDYAILKGTYADCQGNISLEKEPLTLDALTIAMATRNLGGKVIVQVEKIVKGFDHTQTVKIPSVLVDYVTVVENPINHMQTFAEQFNESYVNCSILPNGGCAPIPLDTRKVIARRCALLLNKSHKVMNLGIGMPEGVSSVLDEEGYKGITGTVEGGLFGGVSVKGASFGCAIGADCVVDQPYIFDFYDGGGLDVTYLGLAQCGSNGDINVSKFGPKLTGCGGFINISQNAKMVIFCGTFTAGGLKVEPTGDGIKIIQEGRCIKFKSEVEQVSFSSKNALENNQPVYYVTERAVFKLTPKGLKLMEIARGVDLQKDILDLMEFKPIIADPIIYMDERIFRDEKMGLVIE from the coding sequence ATGAATGGAAAATTAATAAGTTCATCAGAAGTCGTAAACCTAATTAAAGATAATAATCATATAATTGTTGGTGGATTTGTAGGTATTGGAATACCTGAAGAAAGTTTAGCTTGCATTGAAAAAAAGTTCTTGGAAAGTGGTTCACCAAGGGATTTAAATCTAGTATATGTTGCTGGACAAGGTGATGGGGTTAATAGAGGTGTAAATCATTTAGGACACGAAGGTCTAATAAAAACCGTTATAGGTGGGCACTATGGACTGGCACCTATGATTGGAAAACTTGCAATTGAAAATAAAATTACAGGACATAATATCCCACAGGGTACTTTAGCCCAACTAATGAGGGATACATCAGCTGGGAAAATTGGTACTTTTACTCATGTAGGACTAAATACATTTGTAGATCCTGATTTAGAAGGTGGAAAGATTAATGGGATTACAACTCATGATGTTGTAGAAAAAATAAGTATAGGTGGTAAAGATCAATTGTTTTATAGTAGAGAAAAAATATTGCCTAAGGTAGATTACGCTATTCTTAAAGGGACATATGCTGATTGTCAAGGAAATATTTCGCTAGAAAAAGAACCTTTAACATTGGATGCTTTGACAATAGCTATGGCTACAAGGAATCTTGGCGGTAAAGTAATTGTACAGGTGGAAAAAATAGTTAAAGGGTTTGATCATACACAAACAGTAAAAATACCCTCTGTATTGGTAGATTATGTGACTGTAGTTGAGAATCCTATTAATCATATGCAGACATTTGCAGAGCAATTTAACGAATCCTATGTAAATTGTTCTATACTACCCAATGGTGGGTGTGCGCCTATTCCATTAGATACACGTAAGGTTATTGCAAGACGTTGCGCACTTTTGTTAAATAAATCACATAAAGTTATGAATCTTGGTATAGGTATGCCGGAAGGCGTATCATCTGTATTGGATGAAGAGGGATATAAAGGAATAACAGGAACTGTAGAAGGAGGGCTTTTTGGCGGAGTATCTGTCAAAGGAGCATCATTTGGTTGTGCTATTGGAGCAGACTGTGTAGTTGATCAGCCTTATATTTTTGATTTTTATGACGGAGGCGGATTAGATGTTACTTATTTAGGACTGGCTCAATGTGGATCTAATGGTGATATCAATGTTTCTAAATTTGGACCTAAGTTAACAGGATGTGGAGGATTTATTAATATTTCTCAAAATGCTAAAATGGTAATTTTCTGTGGGACGTTTACAGCGGGTGGACTTAAGGTAGAACCGACTGGTGATGGTATTAAAATAATACAAGAAGGTAGGTGTATTAAGTTTAAGTCTGAAGTAGAGCAGGTCAGCTTTAGTAGTAAAAATGCATTAGAAAATAATCAGCCTGTATATTACGTTACAGAGAGAGCTGTATTTAAACTTACACCTAAAGGACTTAAGCTTATGGAAATTGCTAGGGGAGTAGATCTCCAAAAAGATATCTTAGATCTAATGGAGTTTAAACCAATAATAGCAGATCCTATAATTTACATGGATGAAAGAATCTTTAGAGACGAAAAAATGGGGTTAGTAATAGAATAA
- a CDS encoding MarR family transcriptional regulator: MIHESCVLSIMKFITYQFDETVKAELNKRNIPIEGKHAELFMILFAYDNKMEFKKLTKAWRKSKSSLSDVVNKYEKSGLLRRVSSDSDKRIITVEATNEALKYIPDFDNISKNYLNKAVKGTSLEEIKILKKIILDMKYNLI; this comes from the coding sequence ATGATTCATGAAAGTTGTGTATTAAGCATTATGAAATTTATAACATACCAGTTTGATGAAACTGTTAAAGCGGAGCTGAATAAAAGAAATATACCAATTGAAGGTAAACATGCCGAGCTATTTATGATACTCTTTGCCTATGACAATAAAATGGAATTTAAAAAGTTAACAAAGGCATGGAGAAAATCTAAGTCAAGTTTATCAGATGTTGTAAATAAGTATGAAAAAAGTGGCTTATTGAGAAGAGTTTCATCTGATAGTGATAAAAGAATTATAACTGTAGAAGCAACAAATGAAGCTCTCAAATATATTCCTGATTTCGATAACATATCTAAAAATTATTTAAATAAAGCCGTTAAAGGAACTTCTTTAGAAGAAATTAAGATATTAAAAAAAATTATATTAGACATGAAATATAATTTAATATAA
- a CDS encoding DUF4136 domain-containing protein — translation MSDVLVIFDYSIIEKTELRTHNVYGQTGTSSTSTYGTLNTYNNNSTYSETTYSTPTYGVVGTSTNTETVYVRNLRLNIYEFNNTPLYEGKVVSEGSSSQLNIIMKYLVEALFKNFPGENGETEYITIPMVEK, via the coding sequence GTGTCAGATGTTTTAGTTATTTTTGATTATTCAATTATAGAAAAAACAGAGTTAAGAACTCATAATGTTTATGGACAAACTGGAACATCATCAACAAGTACATACGGAACTTTAAATACTTACAATAATAATTCAACTTATTCAGAAACAACCTATTCAACTCCTACTTATGGAGTAGTAGGAACTTCAACAAATACAGAGACTGTTTATGTAAGAAACTTACGTTTAAATATATATGAATTTAATAATACTCCTTTATATGAGGGGAAAGTTGTTAGCGAAGGTAGTTCTTCTCAATTAAATATAATAATGAAATATCTTGTTGAAGCTTTGTTTAAAAATTTTCCAGGGGAAAATGGTGAAACTGAATATATTACTATTCCAATGGTAGAGAAATAA
- a CDS encoding DUF4065 domain-containing protein produces the protein MGYNIIGKERTCKVKGERITFLERIKIDEITNEEIYDPKLEQENDVTLYNEYRKVKGLLSSEKIKEIRLKLGVSQVIFAKVLGLGDKTIARYENGSIQDMAPNNLIKAVGEKPIYFLELLKNCIKLKAELSHEDFYILLKEVDKKVSILSSYSLSLNKKDFLFNTSKSYSSIKLAQFILKHYNYEKMKEMISPLKLQKILNYVYSYCLVIFDYKITEENLEAWAHGPVLPSVYQEYSLYKYNGISIPESDVSLENENLEKLILKIAEGYGKFSAKELEHMTHREHPWKYARERAKVSEGERSNEPILDSDIKDYFNNLLNI, from the coding sequence ATGGGGTACAATATTATCGGTAAGGAAAGAACCTGTAAAGTAAAAGGGGAAAGAATTACATTTTTAGAAAGAATTAAAATTGACGAAATAACAAATGAAGAAATTTATGATCCTAAATTAGAACAAGAAAATGATGTAACGCTTTATAATGAATATAGGAAAGTAAAGGGGCTTTTGAGTTCTGAAAAAATTAAAGAAATAAGATTGAAACTTGGTGTAAGTCAAGTTATTTTCGCTAAAGTTTTAGGTCTCGGAGATAAAACTATTGCGCGATATGAGAATGGTTCTATTCAAGATATGGCTCCAAATAATTTAATTAAAGCAGTTGGAGAAAAACCAATTTATTTTTTAGAATTACTTAAAAATTGTATAAAATTAAAAGCTGAACTTTCTCACGAAGATTTTTATATTCTTTTAAAAGAAGTTGATAAAAAAGTAAGTATTTTATCAAGTTATTCTTTATCTTTAAATAAAAAAGATTTTTTATTTAACACTTCTAAAAGTTATTCTTCGATTAAATTGGCTCAATTTATTTTAAAACATTATAATTATGAAAAAATGAAAGAAATGATTAGTCCTTTAAAGTTACAAAAAATATTAAATTATGTATATAGTTATTGTTTAGTTATATTTGATTATAAAATTACAGAAGAAAATCTCGAAGCCTGGGCTCATGGTCCAGTTCTTCCGAGTGTCTATCAAGAATATTCTCTCTATAAATATAATGGAATTTCTATTCCTGAAAGTGACGTTTCTTTAGAAAATGAAAATTTAGAAAAATTAATATTAAAAATAGCTGAAGGATATGGAAAATTTAGCGCTAAAGAATTAGAACATATGACTCATAGGGAACATCCTTGGAAATATGCAAGGGAAAGAGCTAAAGTTTCTGAAGGTGAAAGATCTAATGAACCTATTTTAGATTCCGATATAAAGGATTATTTTAATAACCTTTTAAATATCTAA
- a CDS encoding metal-dependent hydrolase gives MIALTHITFAVATSLMLGAESTTTIAMVGIGSLLPDIDHPRSTVGKIFLPISIYLNKKVGHRTLIHSLLLWVPLNLIGLYFYKPLFFITMGAISHLVLDSWNVSGIMLFNPFSEKLFVLAGRNYRIRSGSRPELILIAIFLFMSLVMGHINTLGGARIIIQTTMASYNMAYENYLKQGLNISYIEGKLRFPNGYIEEGKWLVIGKNSRYMELTILNEKTDKIIKIYQDAEFLKAVLKPTTDQWETIKVSAPMKLKKGTVYFKSGKNWKKAAAGSVVYGYIIYRDYIELTEFEKSYVY, from the coding sequence TTGATAGCCCTTACTCACATTACCTTCGCAGTAGCTACCAGCCTTATGCTAGGAGCTGAATCCACCACAACTATAGCTATGGTAGGGATAGGATCTCTCCTTCCTGATATAGATCATCCTAGGAGTACAGTAGGAAAGATCTTCCTCCCTATCTCGATCTACCTCAATAAAAAAGTAGGTCACAGAACCCTAATCCACTCCCTGCTTCTATGGGTACCACTTAATTTAATTGGACTCTACTTTTATAAGCCCTTATTTTTTATAACCATGGGAGCTATATCCCATTTAGTTTTAGATTCCTGGAATGTTTCTGGGATCATGTTGTTCAACCCCTTCTCAGAGAAACTTTTTGTTCTGGCAGGCCGAAACTATAGAATCAGATCTGGATCTCGGCCAGAGTTGATTTTGATAGCTATATTTCTCTTTATGAGTTTGGTCATGGGACATATAAACACATTGGGAGGAGCTAGAATAATTATCCAGACTACCATGGCGTCCTATAACATGGCATATGAAAATTACTTAAAACAAGGACTTAATATATCTTATATTGAAGGTAAATTAAGGTTTCCCAATGGATATATAGAAGAAGGTAAATGGTTGGTTATAGGAAAAAATTCTAGGTATATGGAATTGACCATTCTAAATGAAAAAACAGACAAAATAATAAAGATATACCAGGATGCAGAATTTTTGAAGGCAGTTCTAAAACCTACAACAGATCAGTGGGAGACTATAAAGGTTTCCGCTCCTATGAAATTAAAGAAAGGTACCGTTTATTTCAAATCAGGAAAAAATTGGAAAAAGGCAGCAGCAGGATCTGTCGTCTATGGATATATAATTTATAGAGATTATATTGAGCTAACAGAATTTGAAAAATCCTATGTATATTAA
- a CDS encoding GxxExxY protein yields MKYEELTSDIIKCFYKVYNTLGYGFLEKVYENSLLIELKKLGYKVESQKSLDVYYDNQVVGNYYADIVVENKIILELKSAETLRREHKNQLINYLKTTDIEVGLLLNFGEKAQLKRVMFSNYKN; encoded by the coding sequence ATGAAATACGAAGAATTAACCTCGGATATAATTAAATGTTTTTATAAAGTGTATAACACCTTGGGGTATGGATTTTTAGAAAAAGTTTATGAAAATTCCCTCTTAATAGAATTAAAAAAATTAGGATATAAGGTCGAATCTCAAAAATCTTTGGATGTTTATTACGATAACCAAGTTGTTGGAAATTATTATGCCGACATTGTTGTAGAAAATAAGATAATATTAGAGTTAAAATCAGCTGAAACACTAAGAAGAGAGCATAAAAATCAACTGATAAATTATTTAAAAACTACAGATATAGAAGTTGGATTATTATTAAATTTTGGTGAAAAAGCACAGTTAAAAAGAGTTATGTTTTCAAACTATAAAAATTAA
- a CDS encoding ATP-binding protein: MLVGRDNLLQKEINPRLSSHRPFILVGQRGIGKSELLKWSYESLDHTNKIYVSCTSSFSLILKQIVKAQGQIVGKLHNDELENKIITGKKLMIFIDDIDRMTQKEAVFFKALNELWTFYMAGLEPFKEHIKTIVWGKQKIIVHPIKRKFRKELAEKCISHTGSIVPLTDLVIQGRGIPGRAWAIARGEALRYDDDRVEGEEINIAPVLFLLIAGIMIFRYIARGLGDKDLYLMGGLLMGVAYFLRYFIRLLTKK, from the coding sequence ATGTTAGTTGGCCGTGATAATCTTTTACAAAAAGAAATAAATCCTCGTTTAAGTTCTCACCGACCCTTCATTTTAGTTGGCCAAAGGGGGATTGGAAAAAGCGAACTCCTAAAATGGAGTTACGAGAGCCTTGATCATACTAATAAAATCTATGTTTCCTGTACCAGCTCATTCAGCCTCATCTTAAAACAAATAGTCAAAGCCCAAGGACAGATAGTGGGGAAACTTCATAATGATGAATTAGAAAATAAGATCATTACAGGGAAAAAATTAATGATATTTATAGATGATATAGACCGAATGACTCAAAAAGAAGCTGTATTTTTTAAGGCTCTAAATGAGCTATGGACTTTTTATATGGCAGGATTGGAACCATTCAAAGAACATATAAAAACCATAGTATGGGGGAAACAAAAAATAATAGTTCATCCTATCAAAAGAAAGTTCAGAAAAGAGTTAGCAGAAAAATGTATATCTCATACAGGTTCCATAGTTCCTCTTACAGACTTAGTAATTCAAGGTAGAGGAATTCCAGGAAGAGCCTGGGCAATAGCCCGTGGTGAGGCTTTGAGATATGATGACGATAGGGTGGAAGGGGAAGAGATAAATATTGCACCTGTTTTATTCCTACTCATAGCCGGTATTATGATCTTTAGATATATTGCCAGAGGTTTAGGAGATAAAGATCTCTACCTAATGGGTGGTCTCCTAATGGGAGTAGCCTATTTCCTCCGATATTTTATCCGATTACTTACTAAAAAATAG
- a CDS encoding AAA family ATPase encodes MIISVKLNKGGSAKTWTSVQVAHALALNEKKVLLLTSDSQNNTLDFLGYEGSVTTGLKAAVNGKEHEIYRLRDNLEVLPLEDNFLSKAFFKKLKKYLDKMREKYEFIIIDSIPTKGVDDHFVELSDKVIIPIYCDRVTVEGALEVIENIGKNKILAIIPSRYKNEKNQKEYHELLKESLDDLDVLLTDPVKHMSFIAELIDKGKTIWESNNKKITEVQDIFIELTGVIINE; translated from the coding sequence ATGATAATATCAGTAAAGCTTAATAAAGGTGGGAGTGCTAAGACCTGGACTAGTGTTCAAGTGGCTCATGCTCTAGCTTTGAATGAAAAAAAAGTATTACTTTTAACAAGTGATTCTCAAAATAATACTTTAGATTTTTTAGGATATGAGGGCTCTGTAACAACAGGATTGAAAGCTGCTGTCAATGGAAAAGAACATGAAATCTATAGACTTAGAGATAATCTTGAAGTTCTTCCTTTAGAAGATAATTTTCTTTCTAAAGCTTTTTTTAAAAAATTAAAAAAATATCTTGATAAGATGAGAGAAAAATATGAATTTATAATTATAGATTCTATTCCAACTAAGGGAGTAGATGATCATTTTGTAGAATTAAGTGATAAAGTTATTATACCTATCTATTGTGATCGTGTGACTGTAGAAGGTGCTTTAGAAGTCATTGAAAATATTGGAAAAAATAAAATATTAGCTATTATTCCTAGTAGATATAAAAATGAAAAAAATCAAAAAGAATATCACGAATTATTAAAAGAGTCACTAGATGATTTAGATGTTCTTTTAACAGATCCAGTAAAACATATGAGTTTTATTGCTGAATTAATAGATAAAGGTAAAACTATTTGGGAAAGTAACAATAAAAAAATTACAGAAGTTCAGGATATATTTATAGAACTTACTGGAGTGATTATAAATGAATAA